The following proteins are encoded in a genomic region of Mesorhizobium sp. AR02:
- a CDS encoding CsbD family protein gives MGSTSDKAAGLVNQAAGNVKQGVGKAVGNDRLRAEGAAQEAKGKVQKAVGDAKAAVKDATNKTAAAINKKL, from the coding sequence ATGGGTAGCACGAGCGATAAAGCAGCAGGCCTCGTTAATCAGGCAGCCGGAAATGTGAAGCAGGGCGTTGGTAAGGCCGTCGGCAACGACAGGTTGAGGGCCGAGGGCGCAGCTCAGGAAGCGAAGGGGAAGGTCCAGAAGGCTGTTGGCGACGCAAAAGCCGCGGTAAAGGATGCGACGAACAAAACCGCTGCAGCAATCAACAAGAAGCTGTGA
- a CDS encoding putative bifunctional diguanylate cyclase/phosphodiesterase — protein sequence MDRFKQVNDSLGHDVGDAVLKAIAETLRHCVGETDFLARFGGDEFVVVQDLVLSEMEAIDFASRIRRAASITYDLGPHRVAVEVTIGTALAPLHGDEPNQILKAADLALYKAKSRGTTGELFAPQMAMVASRLRRIEVGLASALADRQLSLVFQPIVGSARPQRIVALEALLRWKFPDGTTIPPSEFVPVAERTGAIVEIGEWALAQACQQCCNWPADVRVAVNVSPVQFFRGDLLTAVKRILTETGLAPNRLELEITESILISDTTFIDPILSELRWMGIRVALDDFGSGYCGLHYLRQFTIDKIKVDKTIIDEACASEKALNILRGVAKIALESGMTVTVEGVDNQEKAELLNREKCADELQGFFFSRPVSARIAAQMLRLQRRNVDEKANVISIRRPE from the coding sequence GTGGACAGGTTCAAACAGGTCAATGATTCACTCGGGCACGATGTTGGCGACGCTGTGTTGAAGGCCATTGCCGAGACGTTGCGGCACTGTGTCGGGGAGACCGACTTTCTGGCGCGCTTCGGCGGAGACGAATTCGTCGTGGTGCAAGATTTGGTATTGTCCGAGATGGAAGCCATTGATTTCGCGTCTAGGATCAGGCGAGCAGCCTCGATCACGTATGATTTAGGGCCTCATCGGGTTGCCGTCGAGGTGACAATCGGGACCGCCCTCGCCCCATTGCATGGTGATGAGCCCAACCAGATTCTCAAGGCTGCTGATCTAGCGCTTTACAAGGCGAAATCTCGTGGAACGACCGGCGAATTGTTCGCGCCGCAAATGGCGATGGTCGCAAGCCGGCTCAGGAGGATCGAAGTCGGGCTGGCGAGCGCCCTTGCGGACAGACAGTTGTCCCTTGTGTTTCAGCCAATCGTAGGAAGCGCGCGGCCGCAACGCATCGTCGCCCTCGAAGCGTTGCTCCGGTGGAAGTTTCCTGACGGTACGACGATTCCGCCGAGCGAATTCGTGCCTGTCGCGGAGCGAACAGGAGCGATCGTGGAAATAGGTGAGTGGGCCCTTGCGCAGGCCTGCCAGCAATGCTGCAACTGGCCGGCAGACGTGCGTGTCGCTGTTAACGTGTCACCGGTGCAATTCTTTCGTGGTGACCTACTGACAGCTGTCAAACGAATTTTGACCGAGACGGGTTTGGCTCCAAATCGGCTGGAACTCGAGATCACCGAATCGATCCTCATCAGCGATACGACCTTTATAGATCCAATATTGAGCGAACTCCGATGGATGGGCATCCGCGTAGCTCTGGACGATTTTGGCTCCGGCTATTGCGGCCTTCACTACCTGCGTCAATTCACCATTGATAAGATCAAAGTCGATAAAACCATTATCGATGAGGCGTGCGCAAGCGAAAAGGCGCTGAACATCTTGCGCGGAGTTGCGAAGATCGCACTAGAAAGCGGTATGACAGTCACGGTCGAGGGCGTCGATAATCAGGAAAAAGCTGAACTTTTGAATCGTGAAAAATGCGCTGATGAGTTGCAGGGCTTCTTCTTCAGCAGACCTGTGTCTGCCCGAATCGCTGCGCAAATGCTGAGGCTACAACGCCGCAATGTCGATGAGAAGGCCAACGTAATTTCGATTCGACGACCGGAATAG